From a region of the Roseivirga sp. 4D4 genome:
- the leuD gene encoding 3-isopropylmalate dehydratase small subunit → MDKFQKVISTGVPLSIEDIDTDQIIPARFLKATSREGFGDNLFRDWRYEQDGSPKADFVLNDRTYGGKVLVAGKNFGCGSSREHAAWSIHDYGFKVVVSSFFADIFKGNALNNGLLPVQVSDSFLQGLLDAITTDPSTEIEVDLVSQVISYDDQKESFEVNAYKKECLINGYDDIDYLINLKSEIEAYEASSSVI, encoded by the coding sequence ATGGACAAATTTCAGAAAGTGATATCTACTGGTGTTCCATTGTCAATTGAAGACATTGATACGGACCAGATTATTCCAGCGAGATTTCTAAAGGCAACTTCCAGAGAGGGTTTTGGTGATAACTTATTTCGTGATTGGCGCTATGAGCAAGACGGAAGTCCAAAAGCCGATTTCGTGCTAAACGATCGGACTTACGGTGGAAAAGTATTAGTTGCTGGAAAGAATTTTGGTTGTGGATCTTCGCGCGAGCACGCGGCTTGGTCTATACACGACTATGGCTTCAAAGTGGTCGTATCAAGCTTCTTCGCAGATATTTTTAAGGGCAATGCCCTAAACAATGGACTCCTTCCTGTGCAGGTAAGTGATTCCTTTTTACAAGGCCTGTTGGATGCAATTACTACCGATCCTTCAACCGAAATTGAGGTCGACTTGGTAAGTCAAGTGATAAGCTATGATGATCAGAAGGAGTCTTTTGAGGTAAATGCGTATAAAAAGGAGTGCCTCATTAATGGATATGATGACATAGATTATCTCATCAACTTAAAATCAGAAATTGAAGCCTATGAAGCTTCTTCAAGCGTAATATAA
- the leuC gene encoding 3-isopropylmalate dehydratase large subunit, whose translation MGKTLFDKVWDAHVVKSLEGDIDVLYIDRHLIHEVTSPQAFSELEKRGLSLFRKEKMVATPDHNIPTKDQHLPIKEALSKHQVDTLLANCAKHEVELYGLGHPFQGIVHVIGPELGITLPGRTMVCGDSHTSTHGAFGAIAFGIGTSQVAQVMASQCLLQSRPKTMRITVNGELKKGVLAKDIILYIISKLTAAGGTGYFIEYAGSTIEALSMEARMTICNMSIEMGARGGMIAPDQATFDYIKGREFAPQGDDYEKAVAYWKTLKSDSDASFDKEYAFYATDIEPMITYGTNPGMGIKITNQVPMAIGDGSQDSFNKSLDYMGFKPGESLLGKPINHVFIGSCTNSRIEDLRVVADYVKGKKKADNVTAMIVPGSKQVEQQAIAEGLHEVLSSAGFELREPGCSACLGMNEDKVPAGEYCVSTSNRNFEGRQGPGARTLLASPLVAAVTAIEGKIVDITKHLN comes from the coding sequence ATGGGAAAGACATTATTCGATAAGGTGTGGGATGCCCATGTGGTGAAAAGCCTTGAAGGAGACATAGATGTACTCTATATCGATCGTCATCTAATTCATGAAGTAACGAGCCCGCAAGCCTTCTCAGAGCTGGAAAAGCGAGGGCTGTCGCTCTTCAGAAAGGAAAAAATGGTGGCAACACCAGACCACAATATTCCAACCAAAGATCAGCACCTGCCAATCAAAGAGGCCCTTTCGAAGCATCAAGTAGATACGCTTCTGGCCAATTGTGCAAAGCATGAGGTTGAGCTGTATGGGTTAGGACATCCTTTTCAGGGTATTGTCCATGTAATTGGGCCTGAGTTGGGCATAACATTGCCAGGTAGAACAATGGTTTGTGGTGATAGCCATACATCCACCCATGGTGCTTTTGGAGCTATTGCCTTCGGTATAGGTACTAGTCAGGTGGCTCAGGTGATGGCCAGCCAGTGCTTGTTGCAAAGTAGGCCTAAGACCATGCGAATCACCGTGAACGGTGAATTGAAAAAGGGTGTTCTGGCCAAGGATATCATCTTGTACATCATCTCAAAGCTTACAGCGGCCGGAGGAACAGGATACTTCATAGAATACGCAGGCTCCACCATTGAGGCACTTTCCATGGAAGCCCGGATGACCATTTGCAATATGAGCATTGAGATGGGTGCCAGAGGTGGAATGATAGCCCCAGATCAAGCAACTTTCGATTATATCAAAGGGAGAGAGTTCGCTCCCCAAGGAGATGACTATGAGAAAGCGGTTGCCTACTGGAAAACGTTGAAAAGCGATTCGGATGCCAGCTTTGATAAGGAATATGCATTCTATGCTACTGATATTGAACCTATGATCACTTACGGTACCAATCCGGGCATGGGGATCAAAATCACAAACCAGGTTCCTATGGCAATCGGTGATGGAAGCCAGGATAGCTTTAATAAGTCATTGGATTACATGGGCTTCAAACCCGGTGAGTCTTTACTCGGTAAGCCGATTAATCATGTATTTATAGGAAGTTGTACCAATTCAAGGATCGAAGACTTGAGGGTTGTCGCTGACTATGTAAAAGGTAAAAAGAAAGCTGATAATGTGACGGCTATGATCGTACCTGGATCGAAGCAAGTGGAACAACAAGCCATTGCTGAAGGACTTCATGAAGTATTGTCGTCAGCGGGCTTTGAATTACGAGAACCGGGTTGCTCTGCTTGTCTGGGTATGAATGAAGACAAGGTGCCGGCCGGAGAGTACTGTGTTTCAACCTCAAATAGAAACTTTGAGGGAAGACAAGGACCAGGGGCTAGAACATTACTGGCAAGTCCCCTTGTGGCAGCCGTTACGGCCATTGAAGGCAAAATTGTAGACATAACTAAACACCTTAACTAG
- a CDS encoding 2-isopropylmalate synthase, with protein sequence MSNQKIQIFDTTLRDGEQVPGCKLNTHEKVEVAKRLETLGVDVIEAGFPISSPGDFESVDAIARVVKHATVCGLSRAVEKDIITAAESLKNAVRPRIHTGIGTSESHIRFKLNSTPQKIVERAVAAVSLAKKHVEDVEFYAEDAGRTENEFLAHICEEAIKAGATVLNIPDTTGYCLPGEYGDKIKFLKENVKGVHNVTLSTHCHNDLGMATANSISGVMNGATQIECTINGIGERAGNTALEEVVMVLKQHPYLNMTTGVDTKQLNELSRYVSETMRVPVQPNKAIVGANAFAHSSGIHQDGVIKKRETYEIIDPKEVGVDHSSIVLTARSGRAALAYRMKNIGYELTRDELDVVYKSFLEVADAKKEVMDEDLHEVASLRHKVAV encoded by the coding sequence ATGTCAAATCAAAAAATACAAATCTTCGACACAACTCTCCGGGATGGAGAGCAAGTGCCGGGTTGCAAACTCAATACCCACGAAAAGGTTGAAGTGGCCAAGCGCCTGGAGACCCTTGGTGTGGATGTCATTGAAGCGGGGTTTCCCATTTCAAGCCCGGGTGATTTTGAATCGGTAGATGCCATTGCCAGAGTTGTAAAGCATGCGACTGTGTGTGGCCTGAGCCGAGCTGTCGAAAAAGATATCATCACTGCAGCAGAGTCCCTCAAGAATGCGGTTCGCCCAAGAATTCATACAGGTATTGGTACTTCTGAATCTCACATTAGGTTTAAACTCAATTCAACTCCCCAAAAGATTGTCGAGCGAGCAGTAGCGGCTGTTTCATTGGCCAAAAAACATGTGGAGGACGTGGAGTTCTATGCGGAAGATGCTGGTAGAACTGAAAATGAGTTTCTAGCACATATTTGTGAAGAAGCGATTAAAGCAGGGGCCACGGTATTGAATATTCCAGATACAACCGGATACTGCCTACCAGGCGAGTACGGAGATAAGATTAAGTTTTTGAAAGAAAACGTGAAAGGCGTGCATAATGTCACACTCTCCACACACTGCCACAATGATTTGGGAATGGCTACGGCCAACTCCATTTCGGGTGTAATGAATGGCGCTACGCAGATAGAATGCACGATTAATGGCATCGGTGAGCGTGCAGGAAATACCGCCTTAGAAGAGGTGGTTATGGTGCTGAAACAGCATCCTTATTTGAATATGACCACGGGAGTTGATACCAAACAGCTCAATGAGTTATCGAGGTATGTATCTGAAACCATGCGTGTGCCAGTACAACCCAACAAGGCGATTGTTGGAGCCAACGCTTTCGCTCATTCATCAGGGATTCATCAAGATGGAGTGATCAAGAAAAGAGAGACTTATGAAATTATCGACCCTAAGGAAGTAGGAGTTGATCATTCATCCATAGTCCTGACAGCGAGAAGTGGTAGAGCTGCTTTGGCTTATCGTATGAAGAATATCGGTTACGAGCTGACGCGGGACGAACTTGATGTGGTTTACAAAAGCTTCTTAGAGGTAGCTGACGCTAAAAAGGAAGTGATGGATGAAGATTTGCATGAGGTTGCCTCACTAAGACATAAAGTGGCCGTTTAA
- a CDS encoding VOC family protein produces the protein MQLIPYLTFPGTCEQAMEFYATCLGGTIVTKTTYNDSPIDVPNEVSGRIFNSELQSGNLRIKASDDLPNHPMTPGSGISLYILIDDIDKCHSLFKDLSQNGKTLFPMKDGFGMLKDQFGTQWMIVLNKH, from the coding sequence ATGCAACTTATACCTTACTTGACTTTTCCTGGTACTTGCGAACAGGCCATGGAATTCTACGCCACTTGTCTGGGTGGAACGATAGTTACGAAAACTACTTACAATGATTCTCCCATAGATGTACCTAATGAAGTGAGTGGAAGAATTTTCAATTCTGAATTACAATCTGGTAATCTCAGAATTAAAGCTTCGGATGATTTACCCAATCACCCAATGACCCCTGGTTCAGGTATATCACTATACATTCTAATCGATGACATAGACAAATGTCATTCCCTTTTCAAAGACCTAAGCCAAAATGGAAAGACCCTCTTCCCAATGAAAGATGGCTTTGGTATGCTCAAAGATCAATTTGGTACGCAATGGATGATTGTATTAAATAAACATTGA
- a CDS encoding Gfo/Idh/MocA family protein produces MKNLDRRKFLKKTSLTAAAIATATAFDSCAQDAPERASNAQYMGGFGAPKLETVRIALIGVGARGSGHARNLAMLEGTEIVAISDLYEDWANRSKTACQEIGAGQRHQNIALYTQDENQWKVMLDEVKPDAVFISTNWSNHAPMAIEAMKKGAHAFVEVPIALTIEEMWAIVDTSETTKKHCMMMENVNYGRDELMYLNMCRQGIVGDLLHAEASYIHELRFQMEEQERGTGSWRTHHYAKRNGNLYPTHGLGPVAQYMNIARTDDTFKKLVSFSTPALGRQDYAKKNYAADHKWNQLDYQGGDLNTSIIKTNLGRTIMVQWDETSPRPYSRLNLVQGTKGTLAGFPTRVALEGGVEGVTDSHHQWAQGKDLQALYDKYDHPLYKRLSESAKGSGHGGMDGIMRYRIVECLRNGWPMDQNVYEGCFWSAVSPLSEASVLQDGMPQEFPDFTRGGWGETAPLGIIS; encoded by the coding sequence ATGAAAAACCTCGACAGACGCAAATTCCTCAAGAAGACATCACTGACGGCTGCAGCCATCGCTACGGCTACTGCCTTTGACAGCTGTGCTCAAGATGCTCCCGAAAGGGCCTCGAATGCACAATACATGGGTGGGTTCGGTGCTCCGAAACTAGAAACTGTGCGAATAGCACTTATAGGTGTTGGAGCGCGAGGAAGCGGACATGCTCGAAATTTAGCCATGCTGGAAGGCACAGAGATAGTGGCGATTAGTGATCTCTACGAGGACTGGGCAAATCGATCAAAAACTGCCTGTCAAGAGATTGGCGCTGGACAAAGACATCAAAACATTGCATTATATACTCAAGATGAAAACCAGTGGAAGGTGATGCTCGATGAGGTGAAGCCTGATGCTGTATTTATCAGCACGAATTGGAGTAATCATGCCCCAATGGCCATAGAGGCTATGAAAAAGGGAGCGCACGCCTTTGTAGAGGTCCCTATCGCACTGACGATTGAGGAAATGTGGGCAATTGTAGATACTTCTGAAACAACAAAGAAGCACTGCATGATGATGGAGAATGTCAACTATGGAAGAGATGAGTTGATGTATCTGAACATGTGTCGTCAAGGAATCGTGGGTGATTTGTTACATGCAGAGGCATCCTATATCCATGAACTTAGATTTCAAATGGAAGAGCAGGAACGTGGCACCGGCTCTTGGAGAACACACCACTACGCGAAAAGAAATGGAAACCTCTACCCTACACATGGACTAGGTCCGGTGGCTCAATACATGAACATTGCCCGAACGGATGATACTTTCAAAAAACTAGTGTCTTTCTCTACACCTGCCTTGGGTAGACAAGACTACGCCAAGAAGAACTACGCTGCTGATCATAAATGGAATCAGTTAGACTATCAAGGTGGAGATCTCAATACCTCGATCATTAAAACAAACCTTGGTCGTACCATCATGGTACAATGGGACGAGACCAGCCCAAGACCTTATTCTAGATTAAACCTCGTACAAGGCACTAAGGGCACATTAGCAGGCTTTCCGACCCGCGTAGCTTTAGAAGGTGGTGTTGAGGGAGTTACTGACAGTCATCACCAATGGGCTCAGGGAAAAGACTTACAAGCCTTATATGATAAGTATGATCACCCATTGTACAAAAGACTGTCTGAGTCAGCCAAAGGTAGTGGACATGGTGGTATGGATGGTATAATGCGCTATCGTATTGTAGAGTGCCTTCGAAATGGCTGGCCAATGGATCAAAACGTGTATGAAGGCTGCTTCTGGAGTGCAGTGTCACCATTGAGTGAGGCCTCTGTGTTGCAAGATGGAATGCCTCAGGAGTTTCCTGACTTCACCCGAGGTGGATGGGGTGAAACGGCTCCACTTGGAATCATCAGCTGA
- a CDS encoding ABC transporter permease, with protein sequence MKDAQVDWIREELKKRGVSYGPLFDDLLDHVCTEVEYGMAEGLSFGEAYEKAIVGIEPQGLHTIEERTIRTLNFTTLIRHYLLISLRNLWRNRWYTSTNLLGLTVGLTACMLIFLFIRYEKSYDQAHPEKDLWRLYTIRHEGNGVSTRTAFSGAPWGPALVDEIPALKSTIRFMKYRLPVRISDPATDEYFSEPNLIWADQSALHLFDLPLIMGNQETALRNPRSVVLSESTAIKFFGTRDAIGKAITYNDEFDLQVTGIMKDMPENVHFKADLIGSFNTMGDAFWDIVDNWGILYYYTYFELEEQADPSVVSEAANDFFARYMGKEWTDNRSVGLQKVTDIHLKSDLENELKANSDINRLYLLAAIAGVILLLACANFINLNMARSVKRTREVGVRKVMGSLRWHIVVQFISESFTLVFLATLLSALLVLTVLPSFNQLLGLNLDPITMTDLTLVGYIVSVLAMISFLAGFIPGLLSSRLQTVNALKGSFLGLKGSLSINNGLLLFQFTICTALLIAIGTIRLQQHYITEKDLGYDQSQLLMVSTNDINQEQVDLVKQTLKEIPAVDQVSFTSHKLVGDQPYYASYAFNAPNTLVDTLLLGRLHIDQDFLETYKVELLAGRDFNPQLVTDTASFLVNETTVRKLGLKTNEDALGYRIEYLTQGVNGRYPRNGRIIGVVEDFHFQTLHHDIEGFVMDIQPARYHFYACRITGKDYQQAAASVSTALDKLMPNTRPDYFWLDEHQASLYQAESTFSTLITVAVLISIVLALMGLLSLVLQLVATRRREVGLRKVLGASILSIIQLFSRRFFATMCLSFLIAWPLVYLWMNSWLKQFPYRIDIPWVYYGLAPATLLILALITIAGSTLKTAITSPTQSLRYD encoded by the coding sequence ATGAAAGATGCTCAGGTAGATTGGATTAGGGAAGAACTTAAAAAGCGAGGTGTTTCCTATGGTCCTTTATTTGATGACCTTCTAGATCACGTGTGTACCGAGGTAGAGTATGGCATGGCAGAGGGATTGAGCTTCGGGGAAGCCTATGAAAAGGCCATTGTCGGAATAGAACCGCAGGGCTTGCATACCATTGAAGAACGAACTATAAGAACTTTAAACTTCACTACTTTGATCAGGCATTACTTACTCATCTCTCTGCGTAATCTTTGGCGAAATCGTTGGTATACCAGTACTAATTTATTAGGACTGACAGTGGGACTAACCGCTTGCATGCTCATATTTCTATTTATCCGTTATGAGAAGAGCTATGACCAGGCACACCCTGAAAAAGACCTTTGGAGGCTCTATACTATCAGGCATGAGGGCAATGGTGTAAGTACACGAACCGCTTTTAGTGGCGCACCCTGGGGACCAGCCTTGGTAGATGAAATTCCGGCTTTGAAATCTACCATAAGGTTTATGAAATACCGTCTGCCGGTGCGCATCAGCGATCCAGCCACAGATGAGTACTTCTCAGAACCAAATCTCATTTGGGCCGATCAATCTGCACTCCATCTCTTTGATCTACCTCTGATAATGGGTAACCAGGAAACAGCCTTGCGTAATCCTAGGAGTGTGGTGCTTAGTGAGAGTACCGCCATTAAGTTTTTTGGAACTCGTGATGCGATCGGCAAGGCAATTACCTACAATGATGAGTTTGACCTTCAGGTAACCGGGATCATGAAAGACATGCCTGAGAACGTGCATTTCAAAGCTGATCTAATCGGTTCTTTTAATACCATGGGTGATGCTTTCTGGGATATTGTAGACAACTGGGGGATCTTATACTACTATACCTACTTTGAATTAGAGGAGCAAGCCGACCCTTCGGTAGTATCTGAGGCTGCCAATGACTTCTTTGCACGATACATGGGCAAGGAATGGACCGATAACCGATCGGTAGGTCTTCAAAAAGTTACAGATATCCATTTAAAGTCAGATCTTGAAAATGAACTCAAGGCTAATTCGGACATCAATAGGCTTTACTTACTTGCAGCCATTGCCGGAGTGATCTTACTACTCGCTTGTGCCAATTTTATTAATCTGAATATGGCACGTTCGGTAAAAAGAACTCGCGAGGTAGGGGTCAGAAAGGTCATGGGTAGCCTGAGGTGGCACATTGTAGTTCAGTTTATTTCTGAAAGTTTTACACTGGTCTTCTTGGCCACATTACTTTCCGCCTTGTTGGTATTGACCGTGCTGCCATCTTTTAACCAACTGCTGGGTTTAAATCTGGATCCTATCACTATGACCGATCTGACTTTGGTTGGTTATATAGTCTCAGTCCTTGCGATGATTAGCTTTTTGGCGGGTTTTATCCCTGGTCTTTTGAGCTCGCGTTTGCAGACGGTCAATGCATTAAAAGGGAGTTTTTTAGGTCTGAAAGGTTCATTGTCCATTAACAATGGGCTACTTCTTTTCCAGTTTACTATCTGTACCGCATTGCTTATCGCGATCGGTACGATTAGGCTTCAGCAGCATTATATCACCGAAAAGGACTTGGGTTATGACCAGAGCCAATTGTTGATGGTTTCAACCAACGATATCAACCAAGAGCAGGTAGATTTGGTGAAGCAAACTTTAAAAGAAATTCCTGCGGTAGATCAGGTATCCTTTACTTCACATAAGCTTGTGGGGGATCAACCTTACTATGCGAGCTACGCTTTCAATGCACCCAACACGTTGGTAGATACACTGTTGTTAGGTCGGCTGCACATCGATCAGGACTTCCTGGAGACTTACAAGGTGGAATTATTGGCAGGGAGGGATTTTAATCCTCAATTGGTAACAGACACGGCTTCTTTTCTGGTAAATGAAACTACCGTACGTAAACTAGGGCTTAAGACCAATGAGGATGCTCTAGGTTATCGTATTGAGTACCTTACCCAGGGCGTCAATGGTCGTTATCCCAGAAATGGTCGAATCATTGGTGTAGTGGAAGATTTTCACTTCCAAACGCTGCACCATGACATTGAAGGATTTGTCATGGACATTCAGCCTGCACGTTATCACTTTTATGCTTGTCGTATCACTGGTAAGGATTATCAGCAAGCAGCTGCTTCTGTATCGACTGCGCTCGATAAACTGATGCCAAATACCAGGCCTGACTACTTTTGGCTCGATGAACATCAGGCAAGCCTTTACCAGGCGGAAAGTACTTTTTCGACCTTGATTACAGTTGCGGTGCTGATTTCAATTGTACTTGCCTTAATGGGTTTGCTTAGTCTCGTATTGCAATTAGTAGCTACTCGAAGGAGGGAAGTAGGGTTGAGAAAGGTATTAGGAGCAAGTATACTCAGCATTATACAGCTCTTTTCTAGGCGTTTTTTCGCGACCATGTGCTTAAGTTTTCTTATTGCATGGCCATTGGTATATCTCTGGATGAACAGCTGGCTAAAGCAGTTTCCTTATCGAATAGATATTCCCTGGGTTTATTATGGTTTAGCCCCGGCCACCTTACTGATCTTGGCCTTGATTACCATTGCAGGTAGTACGCTAAAGACTGCCATTACCAGTCCAACTCAAAGCTTGAGATATGATTAG
- a CDS encoding PadR family transcriptional regulator: MQSSQLLKGTFQTIILSVLAKQGRMYGYEITQKVKVLSDEEIVVTEGSLYPILHKLEEQGWVKAEKVNIGNRVRRYYSLTESGTDQVQIKLNEFERFVSIVKGVLYSKPAL, from the coding sequence ATGCAGTCTTCACAATTACTTAAAGGAACTTTTCAGACCATTATTCTCTCTGTACTTGCTAAACAGGGGCGCATGTATGGCTATGAAATCACACAGAAAGTGAAAGTGCTCTCTGATGAAGAGATCGTAGTCACGGAGGGCTCACTTTATCCCATTCTTCATAAACTCGAAGAGCAAGGCTGGGTAAAGGCCGAAAAAGTCAACATTGGCAATCGGGTTAGGCGCTACTATTCGCTCACTGAATCAGGCACCGATCAAGTGCAGATCAAACTTAATGAGTTCGAACGATTCGTGTCCATTGTCAAAGGAGTACTCTATTCAAAGCCAGCTTTATGA
- a CDS encoding SRPBCC family protein, whose translation MKHNGNIIIEKPAHVVAELFMDPRYLAKYQEGFERKELISGQAGKNGAVSKLYYKHGKRQMELTETIISNNMPESLKAFYHHKHMDNTMICKFIPLTDHSTRYETEVEYTRIDWFLPRFFAILFPNMYKKPAEKWMHNFKDFVENYDLESDENK comes from the coding sequence ATGAAGCACAATGGAAATATTATTATCGAAAAACCCGCACATGTAGTGGCAGAGTTATTCATGGACCCTAGATATTTGGCAAAATACCAAGAGGGCTTTGAAAGAAAAGAACTGATCAGTGGACAGGCAGGGAAAAACGGAGCAGTATCAAAACTCTATTATAAACATGGTAAGCGACAAATGGAACTCACTGAAACCATCATTTCCAATAACATGCCGGAATCTCTTAAAGCCTTCTACCATCACAAGCATATGGACAATACAATGATATGTAAATTCATTCCGCTGACCGATCACTCAACACGCTATGAAACGGAAGTTGAGTACACAAGAATAGATTGGTTCTTGCCCAGGTTCTTTGCTATCCTGTTTCCAAATATGTATAAAAAGCCTGCTGAAAAATGGATGCATAACTTTAAGGACTTCGTTGAGAACTATGATCTGGAAAGTGATGAAAACAAATAA
- a CDS encoding GOLPH3/VPS74 family protein: MNLDLLEEYLLIALDDSKGQFVIDSTHLHYGFAGAVLLELALREKVSISGEYVRVNDSSAVTEVALNKALEYIGEKAKSSKVKDVINGLAKQANDLKQDVLQRLINKGILKKEEHKILWLIPNNKYPASDMTPENKVRERIKAVMLYGAKSEPRDIMLLSLIDVSDLTKEAFRDKEDYKKVKKKIKEVTQDVKISGAINKSIREIQAAIMITIMASVVVTTTITSN, encoded by the coding sequence ATGAATCTCGATCTGCTAGAAGAATACTTATTAATAGCCTTAGACGATAGTAAAGGTCAATTTGTAATTGATTCAACCCACCTTCATTATGGCTTTGCCGGTGCTGTTCTGTTAGAACTGGCTTTGCGAGAGAAAGTCAGTATTTCAGGAGAGTATGTGAGAGTGAACGACAGTTCTGCAGTGACCGAGGTGGCTTTGAACAAAGCATTGGAATACATTGGAGAAAAGGCGAAGTCAAGCAAGGTCAAAGATGTCATCAATGGCTTGGCTAAACAAGCTAACGACCTTAAACAGGATGTTTTACAAAGGCTAATCAATAAAGGCATTCTTAAAAAAGAGGAGCATAAAATCCTGTGGCTTATCCCCAATAACAAATATCCGGCAAGTGATATGACACCGGAAAACAAAGTGCGAGAACGGATCAAAGCCGTTATGCTCTACGGTGCTAAGTCGGAACCTCGAGATATTATGTTGTTGAGTCTTATCGATGTTTCCGACCTTACGAAAGAGGCTTTCAGGGATAAGGAGGACTATAAAAAGGTCAAGAAGAAGATCAAAGAAGTCACCCAAGATGTAAAGATCAGTGGTGCGATCAACAAAAGCATTCGTGAAATTCAGGCAGCTATAATGATTACGATTATGGCTTCTGTTGTAGTGACCACTACCATTACTTCCAATTAA
- a CDS encoding helix-turn-helix domain-containing protein: MIANILIGFGALQALFISSIFLFQVNGARVKRILAILLSIEGITLFERLLAETGLIEALPHFIGISYPLSFLKAPAIFFAGMLITNGDFKFKRTHLFHLLPFVLMLGLNIPMYFQSGTYKLQMVKEFIASVPGYDDFNFYLFLLFYGHIGSYVVVSLLRINNYTRHVKNNKPANWYKKVLWLYSLFLSISLVYFVLLPSGQLEIPMFNIVTMLIMSFVIQSMAYSFFLGADIFTQSTPPMLANLNQRLEDEKLIINKLETDKDFLNSNLTLDDFSIAIGLPKKYVSELINQKFNSSFKDFINSYRVKEAKTLMQQSIKNKTHLIDIALESGFNNKVSFYRSFKKHTNKSPSDFYADLRKEP, from the coding sequence ATGATTGCGAACATTCTAATAGGTTTCGGTGCGCTTCAAGCTTTATTCATCTCCTCAATATTCTTGTTTCAGGTAAATGGTGCCAGAGTAAAGCGAATATTGGCGATTTTACTCAGTATTGAGGGGATTACACTCTTTGAGAGGCTTTTGGCCGAAACAGGGTTAATTGAAGCGCTTCCCCATTTCATTGGAATTAGTTATCCCCTTAGCTTCCTTAAGGCTCCTGCTATTTTCTTCGCAGGAATGCTCATTACTAATGGTGATTTTAAGTTCAAAAGAACTCATCTTTTTCACCTTCTGCCATTTGTCCTCATGCTAGGCTTGAATATCCCAATGTATTTTCAGAGTGGAACTTACAAGCTTCAAATGGTCAAAGAATTCATTGCCTCAGTCCCAGGTTATGACGACTTTAACTTTTACCTATTCCTGCTCTTTTATGGTCATATCGGGTCTTATGTTGTAGTATCACTGTTAAGAATTAACAATTATACCCGGCATGTTAAAAATAATAAACCAGCGAACTGGTATAAAAAGGTTCTTTGGCTTTATAGCCTTTTCCTTTCCATAAGTCTGGTATATTTTGTCTTACTACCATCTGGACAGTTAGAGATTCCCATGTTCAACATTGTAACAATGTTGATTATGAGTTTTGTCATTCAATCCATGGCATATAGTTTTTTTCTGGGTGCAGATATTTTCACACAATCTACCCCTCCCATGTTGGCAAATCTAAATCAGCGTTTAGAGGATGAGAAATTAATTATTAATAAGCTTGAAACTGACAAAGATTTCCTCAATAGCAACCTCACCTTAGACGATTTTTCTATAGCGATTGGCCTGCCAAAGAAATATGTTTCTGAGTTGATCAACCAGAAATTCAATTCATCTTTCAAAGACTTTATAAACTCCTATCGGGTAAAAGAGGCAAAAACATTGATGCAACAATCTATAAAGAACAAAACCCACTTAATTGATATCGCCTTAGAATCCGGTTTCAATAACAAGGTAAGTTTTTACCGGTCCTTTAAAAAGCACACAAACAAGTCTCCCTCTGACTTCTATGCTGATTTAAGGAAAGAACCATAA